In the Natrinema sp. CBA1119 genome, GGTACCCAGACAAGGAATTGGACGACGGGAGTCAGTCGACCCCATCGGGGCGGCTCTGCACGGTAGTGGTCACCCTCCTGCTCTACACGGCCTTTGCCTTCCAGAAATCCGAGGGCACTTCCGACGCGTGATTCAGTGAGATCGAGATCAGTAGCAAGCTCTGGGGCTGTCTGCGGTTCAGGGGCGTCTCTCAGACCCTGATACACGACGTTCAACGTCTGCATTCGAAGCAGCGTCTCCCCCATCTGGTCCTCCTCGAGGTCGGAGATGTACTCGTGTGTCTCCCGAGATGGCCCATGTCGGATGGCCGTCACGCCATCGAAGACGAACCAGAGACCTGCGAGAGCCAAGAAACTGCCAACCCACGGGAGCGGGGAGATGAGTATCCAGTATGTACCGACAGCGAACACAGATATCCCGTAAATGAGCCAGTTCGCCCCCTCGGGCAAGTTGTGTGACTCATCGACGACATCGTGTACCACCATCGCACCAAGTACGAGTATCAGCGGAACGCTTGTTCGGATCGTCATATCGGTGAAAACAACGAGGAGGGCAAGTATGCCGACTGTGCCAACGATGGTGCGGAAGTGTTTGTTTCCGTGGAGTGCTCCGATACGACTGTCCATACGTCTTTGTACGGGATCCAATTGGATATTTGTTCTGTTCTCAGTGACAAGTCGCCACTCCGTGTAACGACTGTTTCAGATGAGATAGTGACTAACAATGGATTACAATAGAACTCTTCGACCTCGTCTCTACTGAGCAGTTAGTTCTACCCCACTACTCTCCGACAGCAGACCGTGAGAGACCAATCGCTCAGTCCAGATTAGGCCCTGCTCGAATAGGCAGAAAGAATATGTGACAATAGAATTGTATATAAAATGTGATTTTAACTCGTCGCAGGTTCTTGCTAGGCACCGGTGCGACGATTGCACTACTTTCTGGCTGTAGTCGGTTTCCCACCGTCCTCTCTGCACCTCGCACGCTATACTTCGTGGTTTTCAATAACACATCAGAGCCCAATATGTTTCACTTCGCTACCGAGACGAAACAAGGACTCGAGGACTGGGTATCGTTGAGAGTAGATGCAAAGAAAGACAGGAAGTCCGTGGTAGATATCTCCGATCTCGATGAAATAGTCGCTGTCCATGGGTTTGTCGATGATGTTCCCTTACGAACTACCGAGATTGATTCCGCGGAAAGGTGTCTTATCGTGACGATCGTGTACGACCGATTAGTGAAAAACCGTGATATTCTGGAGTGAATCTAACGACTGTTAAGAACGTTAGTTGAGCAGAAAGTGTCCTTCTAACCATCTTTAGTTCCGTCTGAGAAGCATCGCTCCGTGCGCTACTCCACGTACCGATACTTCCGCTCGCCCATGCGGCCCCAGCCGTCGAAGACGAACTCCTCGGTGGGCGTCGTGAACTCCTCGACGTCGACGTCCATCTCGTGATTGTGGGCGTCGTGGATCTCCTCGTAGTCATCCCACGACATCTCGTAGCGATCCGCGAGCTGTTCGTCGACGTTCAGGGAGTCGATCTCTTCGGCCCACCCCTCTCGAATCGTCTCGGAGTGGATCTCCGCCTGTGCACCGCTACCGTAGGAGCCGATGAGCATCTTTTCGCCGGTCATCTCCCGGCCCTGCTCGCGAGCGTGTTTGAGCGCACTCGCGCGGGCGACGTGGACGGAGCCCGTGTACCAGTTGCCGACCTCGCGGGCGATGGTCAGCGTCGGATCGATCGTCGTGTCGTACCACTCCGCGTAGCGGTCGGTGTCCTTCAGGAGATCCATGTACTCCCGGAGCGCGTCGCGGTACTCCTCGTCGGAGTCGAACGCCTCGGGTCGGGGCTGCCGACCGATTTCCTCGGCCAGTTCGTCCTCGATTTCCGTGTTCCGAGTGATGTGGCGGAACGCGAGCAACGCCGCCTTCCGGACCATCCCCGGGAACGGCGTGTGGAACGGCGCGTAGACGAAATCCTCCTCGTGGACCTCGCCCGCGACGCTCTCGTAGTCCTCGAGGGCCTCGCGCATCCGCGCGAGGTAGACCTGCACGGAGCGTTTGCCGTCGACGGACGGGAACTGCTGGTTTGGCTTGAGGAAGTCCGTTTCGTCGGCCGAGCCGTAGCCTTGCTCGGCGGAGAGTTCGACGAGGTTCGGTTCCTCGCTGATGAGCATCGCGACGGCGCCGGCCCCCTGGGTCGCCTCGCCGTCGTCGCCGCGCGCGTAGAGCGCGGTGTCGGTCGCGATGACCAGCGCCGAGCGACCACGATTGCGGCCCGCGCGGATCCAGTTGTAGGCGTCGTCCAGACTCTGGGTCCCCGCGATACAGGCGAACTTCCGCTCGCCCTTGTTCGCGTGGTGGAAGTCGTCGTCGTACACCTGCTCGAGGCAGCCAGCGACGTACGTCGAAACCGGCTTCGAGTTGTCGAAGGCGCTCTCGGTCGCGACATCGATTCGACCGATATCGGCCGGCTCGAGTCCTTTCCGTTCCATCAGTCGGTGAGCGGCGTTCGCCCCCATCGTGACGATGTCCTCGTAGCTATCGGGGAACGAACTCGCGTTGAGCCCGAGCCCTTTCGTATACTTTTCCGGGTCTTCGCCCTTCTCCGGGGCGAACGTGCCGGGGAGGTCCAGTTTGAGGTTCCCGGTCCAGATCTCGACGGCGTCGATGCCGACTGCAGTCATGTCTCGTCAATACAGGTGATGATACAAGGTATTGTCGTTCGGCATTTCGTCACCTGTCGAACTCCTACTCCACCGGCTCCCGCAGTCACATCGTAAGTAAACAACTCGGTCGTGACTAGCCCGGATTGTCGTCGTCCCACCGTTCGACAACGGCACCGTCCGAATCGAAGATTAGAAGCGTGATTTCGTACGCGTCGCCGCCGGTCCCGCCGCCGGGCTCGTGGACGAACTGGCCGTTTGCGTCCTGTTGCTCTGCGATTTCGGTCGCCCACGCGTTGTCGAGATTTCGGAACTCCGCCCAGACGGTTCCGAGATTTGACGAACTGTCGACGGTGTAGTCAACGGTGTACCTCGATTGACCGTTGTTTCCGTTGTCCGTAACGGATACCGACTGGAACTGCGGGCTCGTTGACGCAGCCAAATCGTCGTTGGCAGTCGGATTGGTTCCGTCGGCCGTATCACCGAACGACCGGCTGTCGACCAGCACTCCGTCGGTATCGTACACGCGAAGTTCGATTCCGAACTCGTCGCCGATAGAGTTCCCAGAGAACTCGAGTCGACCGCGGGGGTCAGTCGCAGTTTCGGTCGTGATCACACCGGTGTCGCGGTTCTTGAAGCTGACCTCGACTCGGTCGAACTCGTCCCGGTTTCTGACATCGTAGGAGACAAAGTAATGCGCAGAGTTGTCGTTCGGTTGACTCCAGTCGTCGACGCGACTTCCATTCAGTCGCGGACTCGTCGGTGACGATAAGTCGTCATCTGCGTCCGGGTTCACGCCATCTGCCGTGTCCGTCTCGTTCCTCGTGTCGATTACGTCCCCATTGGTGTCGTACGCCGTTATCGTGATCGTATACGAGTCTCCGCCGGATCCACCCTCGCTGTACTCGACGGTCCCACGGGGGTCGGATCGATTCTCAACCGTCGTCGTCCCACTATCTATATTGTCGAACTCGATCTGGACGTGATCGAACGACTCCGCACTCACGTTGTACGAAACAGCGTACTGAGCGACGTTATTCGTCGTGTCGTCCGTGATCGACCACGCGATTCCGTCCGTTTCGGAACCGGGCCCTTCGTCCGGCTGCCTCACGTCAATGACAATCGTATCACTGACACCACCGCTCGAAACGAATAGATCAATCGTGCCGTTCCCGTCGGCGATAACGTCTACGATACCGTCCTCGCTATATTCACTGAAGGTGTCGACCGTCACGCCGTCGCTCGTCGTATAAGCGAAATCGAACGCAGCTGCTTGCGCGGTTGCCGTGGCCGAGAACGTTACTGTCGTTCCAGCCACGAAAAAATAATCACAGCTCTCAGCGTCGTCACACCGCTCTACGTTCCCAGAGGGTTCATCGAATGAAACGTCGTAACTGCCACTCGTCCGGTAATCGTTGCCAGTACGTTCGGTACCAATAGTAAAATTTTTCGCTGAACTCCCCCCGTTCCCGACGCCGACTCGAGCGATATCGAGTTCGAACTTTTCCTCTAGGACGATCGATGCGGTACCGTTTCCGCTGCCTGCTTCGTCGTATCTAGCTCCCTCGGTCGACTCAAGTTCGACCTTCCATCGCTCTGGACTTTCGGTCGGTACCGTGATTCTGGAGCCGGCTTCGAGTGTCGTTGTTCGAACCGGATCGAGGGATTCGACGGGAATCGACACAGTTCCCGAACTCCGTTCCTGTAGACTGCCATCGAGAAGCGTAAGCGTGATCCGCTCACTCCCGATCAGTTGTTGGCTCCCGACTGAAACGTTCGCCCGCTCGAACTGATTGTACAGTAGCGAGTGTTCGAGTATAGTCCGGGGTGCGTTGCGGTACTCGTTGTAGTCGGGCTCGTACACGAGAAACCGAGTTTCGTACTCGTCCGTTTCGTTCCCCGAAACGATCGTTACGTTGGCTTCCGGTCGGATAGTTTCGATTGTCCCACTCGGATCAGGCGGATTCATCGAAAACGTTCGGGTCGGATACTGCGTCCCGAGTGTGATCGATGCAGATTGTGAGCTCCCCGTTGTGCCTGTGTTTCGAATCGCGTTCCGTAGCTCCTGCATCTCGTCGTGAACGTTTTGATTGTGCTCGTACTCGAGCGCACTGTTTTCCGCAGGGACCGTGTTGACCTGATAAAGCACGAGCGCGGCGAAGATGATAGCGAGCAGCAGCACCGCCCCGATCTGGACGGTCACTGCACGCTCGTCTCTCCGCAATGACATAGCCGAGGATAGTCGTGATAACGTAAACGTCTGGTGGCTACGGAACGGCGAACTCACCGCCCAAAACAAACGTATCGCCCGAGCGGCCGCGCGGACTCGTTACTCGTCTTCTTCGACGACTTCCGGATCGCTCATCGCGCTCTGGAGGCTGTCGAGGCCGTTGATCCACTCCGTGACCAGTCCGTACTCGAGGTCCTCGGCGACGGTCATGTCGAGCTCGTTGCCGTCGATGATGAGCGTCCCCGCCTGGGCCGCGTAGCCGAGTGCGGCATCGAGATCCTCTTCGGCCTCGGCGTCGGCCGCGGCGCCGAGGTAGTCGCTGACGCTGCCCTCGTCGGCAGGTCCGTTGGCGACATACTCCTCGGCCGCGAAGAAGACACAGACCAGACTCGTCTGGACGCCGTCGACGAGGATCAGCTTCTCTTCGTCCTCGATATCGACCTCGCTGAGAACGATCTCGCGGACGTCCGCGATCTCTTCGAGCGCATCCTCCTGGTCGAGTTCGTCGTCGTCGTAGGCAGCGACGATTTTCGCGATAGCGATTGCCGTGTCATCCTGCAGATTGAGCAGGAGCCGCGCCGACGATTCGTCTTCCGGATCGATCTCTTCGTCGTTGATTCGACCGATCCAGTTCTGCCAGCGTTCCTCCGAGTAGAACTCGGTCGGGGGATTGCTCATACAGACACCTACACCGGCCGCTTGAAATGCCTTTCTCTACACTAGCCGCCGTGAGTGACTGTTTAGTGAGACCGAACGAATACACAATACCCGACTACGACCGACCTAGTGGCCCAGATACGGCGCTTCCTGCAGTTGGTTCCCCGAACAGTCGATCCGTAATCAGCAATTACTCCGATCGCTCGAGCGTCGCTTCCGTGTCGATCCCGTAGACTCGCTTTGGCGTCTCGACGTGGGCGATCCGAACCGCGGTATCGTGACCGTTCTCGAGCAACCACCGAACCCGCCGTGGGACCGTCTTGGGTCCGAGCACCGCTCCCGGCCGATCCGGATCGTCGATGTAGTCGGTTTCCATCAGGAACGGCTCGCCGCGCTCGGCCGCGGTCTCGAGGCGATCTTTCTCGCTCATCACGCTCGGCGTCGGCCCCTCGAGGCGGCCGCCCGCGTAGTGTTTCACGACGCGGTGGGCCGGCATGCCGGCGGCTTCGGCCCACTCCGCGACAGTTGTCAGATCCTCGCTGGCCTCGGTGTGGAGCTGGACGGCACACTCGAGGTCGGCCCCGTGGTCAAACGCGCGGCGCATGACCGCGTTCGAGGCGGCCCAGACGTCGTCGTCGACCTCGTAGTGTGGCCGGCCGGATTTCAGCGCCAGCGCGTCGCCCGACTCGACGTACTCGGCCGCGACATCGATTCCGGCCCGCATGAGGTCGCGGGCGTCCTCGGGCGCGAACCCGCGGTCGTCGACCAGCCGCGAAACGAGGCCGGGGTGGACGCCGAGGACGGGCCACGCTCGGCCCTCGAGTTCGCTCGAGGCTTCGTCGACGATTTCGACGGTGCGCTCGAAGACCTCGCGGAAGTCCTCGCCGGTCTCGGCCTCGCACCCGAGGTGCCAGGAGGGTTTGTTCACCACGAGCAGGTGGGTGCCGCCGACGCGGGCGAAGTCACGAACGGCGTCGATGCCTCGGTGACTGTCGGGATCGAGGTGGAGGTGGTCGTCCAGTACCGGCGTCTCGTCGATCATACCCGCTAGTGAGCGCTCCGCGCTCGAAAAGTCACTGATTTCCGAGTCATTTCGACGGACGGTGGACGCGCCTCGGTCGCCGGAAAGATGTCAACCCGGAGCGACAGTTCGATGATTATCCACCGTAGGAGAGGTATCGGACAATGAGCGCCGGTGAGCGCACCTGTCGGTAATAGTTATTATGGCGGATGTAATTAGTGCCGCAATGTATCAATATGCGTGATCACGTATGAGTGACACTGGGGACGGGCCGGCCGGTGACGGACCGGCAGATCAGTTCACACAGCCGGATCAAGAGAGCGGGCCGAGAGTCGAGTTCTACGGCGGCCGCGGGATGAGCGCGTTCCCGATCGCGTTTTTCATCGTCTGGGCCATCGTCCAGACCGCGCTCTGGCGGATCGGGGACACGGGCGGGCTCATCGTCGGGATCCTCGTCGGGCTCATCCTCGGCATGTTCTTCGTCCGGGGGAACTGGGAGTCCTACGCCAATACGATCTTCGAGGGGATGACCCAGCCCGTCGCGGTGACGGCGATCGTGGCGTGGATCTGGGCCGGCATGTTCGCCCAGCTGTTACAGGACGGCGGCTTCGTCGGCGGCCTCGTCTGGCTGGCCGACACCGCGGGCGTCGGCGCGGCGCTGTTCCCCGCGATCACGTTCGTCCTCGCCGCCGTCTTCACGACGGGGATCGGGACGGGCTACGGCGCGACCGTCGCCTTCGTCGGGCTGTTCTTCCCCGCCGGCGTCCTGCTCGGCGCGAACCCCGTCTTGCTGTTCGGCGCGATCCTCTCCGGTGCGATCTTCGGCGACAACCTCGCGCCCGTCAGCGATACGACGATCGTCAGCGCCGTCACGCAGGACGCCGACATCGGCGGCGTCGTCGCCTCGAGATTCAAGTACGTCATCATCGCCGCGATCGTCGCCTTCCTCGGCTACGTCGTCGCCGGCGGAGCGATGGACGGCCGCGATATCGGCGCCGAAGCCCAGGCGATCTTCCTTGAGGGAAGCGAAGCGATCGGCCTGATTCACGTCGTCTCGATGCTGGCCGTGATCGGCGCGGCGATCGCCGGCCGCCACATCGTCGAGGCCATCTCGTGGGGGATCGTCATCGCGGTCGCGTTCAACCTCATTTTCGGCCTCGAGGGCCTCGGCGGTATCGTCATGTTCAACGCGCCGCCGGACGCGCCATTGGCCGAACCGCTGTCCGGCCTGCCGATCCTCACGATCGTCGAGGATCCAGACGCGGTCGGCGTCGGCGGGAGCCTGATGAACGGCGTGGCTGGCTTCCTCGAGCTGTCGATCCTGGTCTTGCTGATCATCGGCGCGGCCCAGATCATGATCCGCGGCGGCGCGTTCGAGGTGTTGCTCGAGTGGTCGCTCGAGAACCTCGCGACGAACGTCCGCAACGCCGAACTCACGATGGTCGGTTCCGCGGCGCTGATCAACGCGATCATCACCATCAACACCGCGGCCGAGGTGGCGATCGGTCCCTACATCTCGAAGATCGGGGAGCGATTCAATCTGAACGGCTACCGGCGAGCCAACATCCTGGACGGCCAGACCGCCGCCCTGGGCTACATCTTCCCGTGGTCGGGCGGCGTGCTCGCCGGCTACAGCGCGATGCAGAACCTCCCCGGCGAGTACGACTGGTTCGACCAGTCGATGGTCGTCACGCCGATCGACGTCGTCCCGTTCGTCTTCCAAGGCTGGTTGCTCGTCTCGGTGTTCGTTCTCGCGGCGCTGACCGGGTTCGGCCGCGAGTACGTCATCGATCGCGAGAGCGAGGAGGTGGCGCGCGTAT is a window encoding:
- the hmgB gene encoding hydroxymethylglutaryl-CoA synthase, with the protein product MTAVGIDAVEIWTGNLKLDLPGTFAPEKGEDPEKYTKGLGLNASSFPDSYEDIVTMGANAAHRLMERKGLEPADIGRIDVATESAFDNSKPVSTYVAGCLEQVYDDDFHHANKGERKFACIAGTQSLDDAYNWIRAGRNRGRSALVIATDTALYARGDDGEATQGAGAVAMLISEEPNLVELSAEQGYGSADETDFLKPNQQFPSVDGKRSVQVYLARMREALEDYESVAGEVHEEDFVYAPFHTPFPGMVRKAALLAFRHITRNTEIEDELAEEIGRQPRPEAFDSDEEYRDALREYMDLLKDTDRYAEWYDTTIDPTLTIAREVGNWYTGSVHVARASALKHAREQGREMTGEKMLIGSYGSGAQAEIHSETIREGWAEEIDSLNVDEQLADRYEMSWDDYEEIHDAHNHEMDVDVEEFTTPTEEFVFDGWGRMGERKYRYVE
- a CDS encoding DUF2150 family protein, translating into MSNPPTEFYSEERWQNWIGRINDEEIDPEDESSARLLLNLQDDTAIAIAKIVAAYDDDELDQEDALEEIADVREIVLSEVDIEDEEKLILVDGVQTSLVCVFFAAEEYVANGPADEGSVSDYLGAAADAEAEEDLDAALGYAAQAGTLIIDGNELDMTVAEDLEYGLVTEWINGLDSLQSAMSDPEVVEEDE
- a CDS encoding TatD family hydrolase; this translates as MIDETPVLDDHLHLDPDSHRGIDAVRDFARVGGTHLLVVNKPSWHLGCEAETGEDFREVFERTVEIVDEASSELEGRAWPVLGVHPGLVSRLVDDRGFAPEDARDLMRAGIDVAAEYVESGDALALKSGRPHYEVDDDVWAASNAVMRRAFDHGADLECAVQLHTEASEDLTTVAEWAEAAGMPAHRVVKHYAGGRLEGPTPSVMSEKDRLETAAERGEPFLMETDYIDDPDRPGAVLGPKTVPRRVRWLLENGHDTAVRIAHVETPKRVYGIDTEATLERSE
- a CDS encoding Na+/H+ antiporter NhaC family protein translates to MSDTGDGPAGDGPADQFTQPDQESGPRVEFYGGRGMSAFPIAFFIVWAIVQTALWRIGDTGGLIVGILVGLILGMFFVRGNWESYANTIFEGMTQPVAVTAIVAWIWAGMFAQLLQDGGFVGGLVWLADTAGVGAALFPAITFVLAAVFTTGIGTGYGATVAFVGLFFPAGVLLGANPVLLFGAILSGAIFGDNLAPVSDTTIVSAVTQDADIGGVVASRFKYVIIAAIVAFLGYVVAGGAMDGRDIGAEAQAIFLEGSEAIGLIHVVSMLAVIGAAIAGRHIVEAISWGIVIAVAFNLIFGLEGLGGIVMFNAPPDAPLAEPLSGLPILTIVEDPDAVGVGGSLMNGVAGFLELSILVLLIIGAAQIMIRGGAFEVLLEWSLENLATNVRNAELTMVGSAALINAIITINTAAEVAIGPYISKIGERFNLNGYRRANILDGQTAALGYIFPWSGGVLAGYSAMQNLPGEYDWFDQSMVVTPIDVVPFVFQGWLLVSVFVLAALTGFGREYVIDRESEEVARV